From the genome of Anaerolineae bacterium:
GGCGACCTCGGCCCCGAGGAAGCTGCACAGCGGATGCAGAAGGAGATGGACGAGGAGTTGGCAGCCTTCTTGGAAGAGACTGCTTAGCCCGAGGGAGCAGTAACACGACCGTGCCGGCAGTGGGCACGGTCGTGTTACTCAGTCCTTGGTCTCCGGTCCTCGGGCTAGCATTGAAGGTCAGGCACCATCGTGTTGCACTGCAGCGGTCTCTGGGCGGTGTCCGCTAGTCACACCATTGGACGAAGGATCCAGAAAGCACTCCAGCCCTTCGTCCGTGCTCGATCCTTTTGGTGGAGCTATGTCTACTGCCAGATCGATTCACTTTACTGGCGCGCTCTTCGGTTCCCGCGGAAGTGTCCGGCGTCGTGAGATCAAGCGTCAGATAACCGGGATCACCTTCATAAGCCCATGGATCGTGGGATTCGTCTGTTTCACGATCTACCCCATTGCTGCCTCTCTTTACTACGGCTTCACTAGGTATGACGTAGTTCGGCCTCCGCGCTTCATTGGGCTGGACAACTATCAAAAGATACTGCTGGACGACCGCATCTTCCGAATCGTGCTTAGCAATACGTTGTACTTCGTGGTATTCGGATTGCCCGCTGCTATCGTCACCGCCTTCCTTGTGGCCAATCTCCTCAACACCGACGTGCGCGGTCGCTCCCTGTATCGGACCATCTTCTTCATTCCTTCAATCGTTCCGGCAGTGTCTAGTGCCATGGTATGGCTTTTCATATACAACACCGAATATGGCCTGATCTCGAGTATGCTAAGCCTCATGGGCTTGCCGGCCATCCCATGGCTCAGCTCCGCTGCACTGGCGAAGCCCTCACTGATCATCATTCAGTGCTGGGCCCAGGGCTCAGCCATTGTGATCTTCCTGGCGGCGCTGCAGGATGTCCCTCGTGAGCTGTATGAAGCCGCGGTCATCGACGGCGCCAGCACTCCACAGCGATTCCGGCACATCACCATACCGATGTGTACGCCCTCCATCTTCTTCATCACGATCACTGGGCTGATAGGCACCTTCCAGTCCTTCACGATGCCGTACCTGCTCACAGGAGGGGGACCAAACAACGCGACCGAGCTCTACGCTGTCTACCTCTACCGCAATGCCTTCCAGTACTTCAAGATGGGGTATGCCTCGGCGCTGGCTTGGATTCTCTTCATCGTGGTGGTTTTCTTTAGCATAATCACTTTCAGGAGCTCAAACCGGTGGGTGTACTACGCAGGGAAGTGACTGGATCGCCCGGCGCTACAGCCACTCTTCGACGCCCGAGCGGCCGGGCACGCCGGCCCGGCCGGGGCCGCGCCAGTCTCGGTAGGGTGGCTCTGTACGCGGTTCTTACTACCCTGGCCGTCACCTACGTTCTGCCTTTCGTGTGGATGGTTTCCACGTCGCTCAAGACCGATCCACAGGTGTACCGCATTCCGTCCCCTTGGATACCTAACCCGGCACGCTGGCGCAACTACATTGAAGCAATGACCATCGTACCTTTTGGCAAGTTCTTCCTGAACACTATCAAGTACGCCATTCTGGTGACGATCGGTACGGTACTGTCGTCAACACTCGTAGCTTACGGCTTTTCGCGCGTGCAGTGGAAAGGGCGCGATGCAGTTTTCTTCCTTTGCTTAGCCACCATGATGATCCCCGGCCAGGTGAGAATGATCCCCCTATACATCGTCTTCAGCAAGATTGGTTGGGTCAACTCCTACAAGCCGCTCATCATCCCGTCGTTCTTCGCGGCTGCCTATGATGTGTTCCTCCTCAGACAGTTCTTCCTCACGATACCGCTAGAGCTATCAGACGCGGCAAGGATAGACGGAGCGTCTGAG
Proteins encoded in this window:
- a CDS encoding carbohydrate ABC transporter permease, with protein sequence MVSTSLKTDPQVYRIPSPWIPNPARWRNYIEAMTIVPFGKFFLNTIKYAILVTIGTVLSSTLVAYGFSRVQWKGRDAVFFLCLATMMIPGQVRMIPLYIVFSKIGWVNSYKPLIIPSFFAAAYDVFLLRQFFLTIPLELSDAARIDGASELTILGRVVIPLAKPAMAVVALFTIMGAWDNYLGPLIYLTDREQYPIALGLQMLRTTTPSFYMELQWPRLMAASAVTIFPIILLYFFTQRTFVEGISITGIKG
- a CDS encoding sugar ABC transporter permease, which translates into the protein MSTARSIHFTGALFGSRGSVRRREIKRQITGITFISPWIVGFVCFTIYPIAASLYYGFTRYDVVRPPRFIGLDNYQKILLDDRIFRIVLSNTLYFVVFGLPAAIVTAFLVANLLNTDVRGRSLYRTIFFIPSIVPAVSSAMVWLFIYNTEYGLISSMLSLMGLPAIPWLSSAALAKPSLIIIQCWAQGSAIVIFLAALQDVPRELYEAAVIDGASTPQRFRHITIPMCTPSIFFITITGLIGTFQSFTMPYLLTGGGPNNATELYAVYLYRNAFQYFKMGYASALAWILFIVVVFFSIITFRSSNRWVYYAGK